The proteins below are encoded in one region of Streptobacillus ratti:
- the rny gene encoding ribonuclease Y, with protein MIIYTLIILVAVLIVLVGFNITKSKFTKKYGEYSDLELKIFDLKRKLETTKKDVEREIESFKKEETLKIKEELLAQRKLADEEIKVMKSEFLIKEERIAKKEENLELRTNKLEEKEAKLEERKEKIVEIENELNSMIEKEEKELERISGLTSEQAKEIILIKLEDELDYDKARLIKDYEYNLEREKDRIAKSAIAIAINKAASDYVADATISVVQLPSEEMKGRIIGKEGRNIRALEAATGVDLIIDDTPEAVVLSSFDGVRREVARLTLEKLIQDGRIHPTKIEELVEKSQSEVENSMISAAEEAILEVGIPALPKEVLKTLGKLKFRTSFGQNVLQHSIEVAHLCSSLATQLGVNADYAKRAGLLHDIGKAFSHEQEGSHAINGAEFLRKFSKENAIVINAVEAHHNEVEPTSVEAIIVQAADAISAARPGARRETLSNYLKRLEQLEEIANSHQGIESSYAIQAGRELRLIVKPEEITDDQAVILSRNVVKDIEEKMQYPGQIKVTVVRETRATEYAK; from the coding sequence ATGATTATTTATACATTAATCATCTTGGTTGCAGTATTAATAGTTTTAGTAGGATTTAATATTACTAAAAGTAAATTTACTAAAAAATATGGTGAATATAGTGATTTAGAGTTAAAAATATTTGACTTAAAAAGAAAACTGGAAACTACAAAAAAAGATGTAGAAAGAGAAATAGAATCATTTAAAAAGGAAGAAACTTTAAAAATTAAAGAAGAACTATTAGCACAAAGAAAATTAGCTGATGAAGAAATTAAAGTAATGAAATCAGAATTTTTAATAAAAGAAGAAAGAATTGCTAAAAAAGAAGAAAATTTAGAATTAAGAACAAATAAATTAGAGGAAAAAGAAGCAAAACTTGAAGAAAGAAAAGAAAAAATTGTTGAAATTGAAAATGAATTAAATTCAATGATAGAAAAAGAAGAAAAAGAATTAGAAAGAATTTCAGGTTTAACTTCAGAACAAGCAAAAGAAATAATATTAATTAAATTAGAAGATGAATTAGATTATGATAAAGCACGTTTAATTAAAGATTATGAATATAATTTAGAAAGAGAAAAGGATAGAATAGCAAAATCTGCTATTGCAATAGCTATTAATAAAGCTGCTTCAGATTATGTTGCAGATGCTACTATTTCTGTTGTTCAATTACCTAGTGAAGAAATGAAAGGTAGAATAATTGGAAAAGAGGGAAGAAATATAAGGGCATTAGAAGCTGCAACAGGAGTAGATTTAATTATTGATGATACACCAGAGGCAGTAGTACTTTCATCATTTGATGGTGTAAGAAGAGAAGTTGCAAGATTAACACTTGAAAAATTAATACAAGATGGTAGAATACATCCAACTAAGATAGAAGAATTAGTTGAAAAATCACAATCTGAAGTAGAAAATTCTATGATAAGTGCAGCAGAAGAAGCAATTTTAGAAGTAGGAATACCTGCATTGCCTAAAGAAGTTTTAAAAACTTTAGGGAAACTTAAATTTAGAACATCTTTTGGTCAAAATGTATTGCAACATTCAATTGAAGTTGCTCATTTATGCTCTAGCCTTGCTACACAATTAGGTGTTAATGCTGATTATGCTAAAAGAGCTGGATTGTTACATGATATAGGTAAAGCATTTTCACATGAGCAAGAGGGTTCACATGCAATTAATGGAGCAGAGTTTTTAAGAAAATTCTCAAAAGAAAATGCTATAGTTATTAATGCAGTTGAAGCACATCATAATGAAGTTGAACCAACTTCTGTTGAGGCTATAATAGTTCAGGCAGCAGATGCTATAAGTGCTGCAAGACCTGGTGCAAGACGTGAAACATTATCAAATTACTTAAAACGTTTAGAACAATTAGAAGAAATAGCAAATTCACATCAAGGTATAGAAAGTTCATATGCTATACAAGCTGGAAGAGAATTAAGATTGATTGTTAAACCAGAAGAAATTACTGATGATCAAGCAGTAATATTATCAAGAAATGTTGTTAAAGATATTGAAGAAAAAATG